The following proteins are encoded in a genomic region of Arachis stenosperma cultivar V10309 chromosome 4, arast.V10309.gnm1.PFL2, whole genome shotgun sequence:
- the LOC130974109 gene encoding dolichyl-diphosphooligosaccharide--protein glycosyltransferase subunit STT3A: MAASDAPNGDVLIRNAFGSVLAFLILLLIGVLAFSIRLFSVIKYESVIHEFDPYFNYRVTQFLTKNGIYDFWNWFDDRTWYPLGRVIGGTVYPGLTLTAGTLYWFLHSLNIPLSVETVCVFTAPIFSAFASWATYLLTKEIKGVGAGLTAAALLAMVPSYISRSVAGSYDNEAVAIFALIFTFYLYIKTLNTGSLFYATLNSLSYFYMVCSWGGYTFIINLIPMHVLLCIVTGRYSSRLYIAYAPLVILGTLLAALVPVVGFNAVMTSEHFASFLVFIIIHVVALVYYIKGILSPKMFKVALALVVSIGLAVCCAMVAVIIALVASSPTKGWSGRSLSLLDPTYASKYIPIIASVSEHQPPTWPSYFMDINVLAFLIPAGIIACFSPLSDASLFAVLYIVLSVYFSGVMVRLMLVLAPAACILSGIALSQAFDVFTRSIKFQLPSLSDHSHIDARDASSENVVLDDTIKTDKNEDTPKERMTKRSKKKEKEPVEKPPTKFQIKKRLSVLPFEASIIAVILLVLLVAFYVVHCVWAAAEAYSAPSIVLTSHSNDGLHVFDDFREAYAWLSHNTDVDDKVASWWDYGYQTTAMANRTVIVDNNTWNNTHIATVGTAMSSPEKAAWEIFHSLDVKYVLVVFGGLVGYPSDDINKFLWMVRIGGGVFPHIKEPDYLRDGQYRIDSMATPTMLNCLMYKLSYYRFVETDGKAFDRVRRTEIGKKYFKLTHFEEVFTTHHWMVRIYKLKPPKNRIRGKNKKSKSKTSSTTTSKRKGTRRNPF; encoded by the exons ATGGCGGCCTCCGATGCCCCCAACGGTGATGTCCTCATCAGGAACGCCTTCGGAAGCGTGCTCGCATTTCTCATCCTGCTCCTGATCGGTGTTCTCGCCTTTTCGATCCGTCTCTTCTCT GTTATAAAGTATGAGAGTGTCATTCACGAATTTGATCCATATTTCAATTATAGAGTCACACAG TTTTTGACAAAAAATGGGATATATGATTTCTGGAACTGGTTTGATGACCGAACCTG GTATCCTCTTGGTCGTGTAATTGGTGGGACTGTCTATCCTGGTCTGACCTTGACAGCAGGAACCTTATATTG GTTTTTGCATTCCTTGAACATCCCCCTCTCTGTAGAAACTGTCTGTGTGTTTACTGCACCTATTTTCTCTGCCTTTGCTTCATGGGCAACTTATCTTCTGACAAAG GAGATTAAGGGTGTTGGAGCTGGCTTGACAGCAGCTGCTCTTTTGGCCATG GTCCCTTCATATATATCTCGATCAGTGGCTGGAAGCTATGATAATGAAGCTGTGGCTATATTTGCATTGATCTTCACTTTCTATCTCTATATTAAG ACACTAAATACTGGATCCCTCTTTTATGCAACTTTGAATTCACTATCATACTTTTATatg GTTTGCTCATGGGGAGGGTACACTTTTATCATTAACCTTATTCCAATGCATGTACTCTTGTGCATAGTTACTGGTCGCTATTCTTCACGGCTGTACATTGCATATGCACCTCTT GTTATATTGGGCACACTGCTGGCTGCCCTGGTGCCTGTTGTTGGGTTTAATGCTGTAATGACATCAGAGCATTTTGCATCATTTCTG GTTTTTATTATCATCCATGTGGTGGCTCTTGTGTACTATATCAAAGGGATTCTTTCCCCAAAAATGTTCAAAGTAGCTTTGGCACTAGTTGTTTCCATTGGCCT GGCAGTGTGTTGTGCAATGGTAGCAGTAATAATAGCCCTTGTAGCTTCTAGCCCAACAAAGGGTTGGAGTGGAAGAAGTTTAAGTCTACTTGATCC TACCTATGCAAGCAAGTATATACCAATCATTGCTAGTGTTAGCGAGCATCAGCCACCTACTTGGCCTTCTTACTTTATGGATATAAATGTGTTGGCATTCTTGATTCCAGCTGGCATAATT GCTTGCTTTTCACCCCTTTCTGATGCAAGCTTGTTTGCGGTACTCTATATTGTACTATCAGTATATTTTTCTGGAGTCATG GTTCGCCTGATGCTTGTGCTTGCTCCTGCGGCTTGCATCTTATCTGGAATCGCTCTTTCTCAAGCTTTTGATGTTTTCACACGATCAATTAAGTTTCAGCTACCAAGCCTATCAGATCATTCCCATATTGAT GCAAGGGATGCCAGTTCTGAAAATGTTGTGCTGGATGACACAATAAAGACAGATAAAAACGAGGATACACCAAAGGAACGGATGACAAAAAGGAgcaagaagaaggaaaaggagCCTGTGGAAAAGCCTCCAACCAAGTTCCAAATTAAGAAGAGGCTTTCGGTCTTGCCCTTTGAGGCATCCATCATTGCTGTTATCTTACTTGTCTTGCTGGTTGCCTTCTATGTG GTTCACTGTGTATGGGCAGCAGCAGAAGCTTATTCAGCACCTTCTATTGTTCTAACCTCACATTCAAATGATGGACTTCATGTTTTTGATGATTTTAGAGAGGCTTATGCTTGGTTGAGTCATAATACAGACGTAGATGATAAA GTGGCATCTTGGTGGGATTATGGATACCAAACAACTGCCATGGCTAACCGAACTGTGATTGTTGACAATAATACTTGGAATAACACACATATTGCTACTGTTGGCACTGCCATGTCTTCTCCAGAGAAGGCAGCTTGGGAAATTTTCCACTCCTTGGATGTCAAATATGTTCTTGTTGTCTTTGGAG GACTGGTTGGCTATCCTAGTGATGATATTAACAAGTTCCTGTGGATGGTTCGTATTGGAGGGGGTGTCTTCCCGCACATAAAGGAACCAGATTACTTA agGGATGGTCAGTATCGAATTGATTCTATGGCCACACCAACTATGTTAAACTGCCTGATGTATAAACTTTCGTACTACAG ATTTGTGGAGACAGATGGTAAGGCCTTTGACCGAGTGAGGCGGACAGAAATTGGCAAGAAATATTTCAAACTTACCCATTTTGAAGAG GTATTCACAACTCACCATTGGATGGTTCGGATTTACAAGTTGAAACCTCCAAAGAACAGGATTCGGGGAAagaacaaaaaatcaaaatcg AAAACAAGCTCAACGACCACCTCGAAAAGAAAAGGAACAAGAAGAAACCCATTTTAG
- the LOC130976915 gene encoding non-specific lipid transfer protein GPI-anchored 1-like: MKHYGKLLLLLVAVVMGSGDGAGKDLTQKCGQVVQKVIPCLNYATGKASTPSKECCEATTKIRESDPDCLCFIIQQTHHGNPESKSLGIQEDKLLHLPSLCNVKNANIADCPKLLGLSPSSPDAAIFKNASKATPAAPLSSQAPPLSSTPPKSQNQNDSYGVILRPPMTMELIMLAMAIVLIAIPTGFVTLHI, encoded by the exons ATGAAGCATTATGGGAAgctattgttgttgttggtggCGGTTGTTATGGGAAGCGGCGACGGTGCCGGGAAAGATTTGACACAAAAGTGTGGTCAAGTGGTGCAGAAGGTGATACCGTGCCTGAACTATGCGACGGGGAAGGCGAGTACTCCGTCTAAGGAGTGTTGCGAGGCGACAACGAAGATAAGAGAGAGTGACCCTGACTGCTTGTGCTTCATCATTCAGCAGACGCATCATGGGAACCCTGAGAGTAAGAGCTTGGGCATTCAAGAGGACAAGCTTCTTCACCTCCCTTCTCTTTGTAATGTTAAGAACGCTAATATCGCCGACTGTCCAA AGCTTCTAGGTTTATCTCCAAGCTCCCCAGATGCTGCTATCTTCAAAAATGCTTCCAAGGCAACTCCGGCTGCACCTTTATCCAGCCAAGCTCCACCGTTGTCATCGACGCCGCCAAAATCACAGAACCAAAACGATTCCTATGGAGTTATACTTCGACCTCCCATGACCATGGAGCTTATAATGCTTGCTATGGCCATTGTTCTGATTGCAATTCCAACCGGATTTGTCACACTTCATATATAA
- the LOC130976539 gene encoding uncharacterized oxidoreductase At1g06690, chloroplastic, producing MSLHISSAGFTLVGHSRIRSVASEREGSATVKRVEDKVNLGASGLKVTTLGIGAWSWGDTTYWNNFDWNDRKEKAARDAFNASIDGGVTFFDTAEVYGSGLALGAVNSEVLLGRFIKERKEKDPDVEIAVATKFAALPWRFGRQSVLSALKDSLCRLGLDSVDLYQLHWPGVWGNEGYIDGLGDAVEKGLVKAVGVSNYNEKRLREAFEKLKKRGIPLASNQVNYSLIYRAPEEKGVKAACDELGITLIAYSPIAQGVLTGKYTPDKPPSGPRSRIYTSEFLTRLQPLLNRIAEIGKKYDKTSTQVSLNWLIAQGNVVPIPGAKTAEQAEEFRGALGWRLSDDEVAELRSLASEIGPVVGFPVENL from the exons ATGTCATTGCATATAAGCAGTGCTGGTTTTACTCTGGTGGGTCATTCAAGAATAAGAAGTGTTGCTTCGGAGCGAGAGGGTTCTGCCACTGTGAAGAGAGTGGAAGACAAGGTCAATTTGGGTGCCTCTGGTTTGAAGGTCACAACACTTGGAATTGGAGCTTGGTCATGGGGAGATACTACTTACTGGAACAATTTTGACTGGAATG ATAGGAAGGAGAAGGCTGCTAGAGATGCTTTTAACGCCAGTATTGACGGCGGTGTAACCTTTTTCGACACTGCTGAAGTCTACGGTTCTGGG CTTGCTCTAGGTGCTGTAAATTCAGAGGTTCTTCTTGGAAG ATTTATTAAGGAACGAAAAGAAAAGGATCCAGATGTTGAGATTGCAGTTGCAACTAAGTTTGCTGCGCTACCGTGGAGATTTGGCCGGCAAAGCGTTCTCTCTGCTCTTAAAGATTCCCTTTGTCGACTAGGACTTGATTCCGTGGATCTTTATCAGCTTCATTG GCCTGGTGTGTGGGGAAATGAAG GGTATATCGATGGTCTCGGTGATGCTGTCGAGAAGGGGCTTGTGAAGGCTGTTGGTGTTTCGAACTATAACG AAAAACGACTCCGTGAGGCTTTCGAGAAGCTCAAGAAGAGAGGTATTCCATTGGCTTCAAACCAAGTAAACTACAGCCTCATTTATCGAGCCCCGGAAGAAAAGGGTGTAAAGGCTGCCTGTGATGAACTTGGGATCACATTGATTGCCTATTCACCAATTGCTCAAG GTGTTCTTACCGGAAAGTATACGCCGGATAAACCCCCAAGTGGGCCTCGAAGTAGAATTTATACTTCGGAGTTCCTAACAAGG CTTCAACCTTTGCTGAATAGGATCGCTGAAATAGGAAAGAAGTATGATAAAACTTCTACACAG GTATCCCTGAACTGGCTGATAGCACAGGGCAATGTGGTGCCAATACCTGGAGCCAAAACAGCGGAACAAGCTGAGGAATTCAGAGGTGCTCTTGGATGGAGACTCAGTGATGACGAGGTGGCTGAGCTTCGAAGTTTGGCTTCAGAAATTGGGCCTGTCGTTGGTTTCCCTGTTGAAAACCTCTGA